The proteins below come from a single Mucilaginibacter mali genomic window:
- a CDS encoding CapA family protein, with protein sequence MNIRAPLAGLLFLFALSSCVFQQPEMATAIKKPSKNLIAEKKHLVKTTHDTLCIAAVGDIMLGTSYPNNSTLPPDSALHSFDAALTDLQQADITIGNLEGVLLDGGAPASFKMHLKSTAYLFRMPSVYSGIFKNAGFNLLSLANNHIGDFGDRGRLNTMRVLDSIGIAYAGQISRPDTVITISGVKYGFCSFAPNAQTLPITDLKFVKQEVRSLKSRCDVVIVSFHGGGEGPTFEHVPRQMETYMGARRGNVYEFAHTAINAGADLVLGNGPHVNRAVELYNGRLIAYSLGNFCTYKCVSVEGVSGLAPLLKVYLNKKGEFLSARIIPFKQTHADGLTRDSTFRVIDKIKQLTDADFPASGLTITLDGVITPLPQQVGVAAGIQ encoded by the coding sequence ATGAACATTCGTGCGCCGCTGGCCGGCCTGCTTTTTTTATTCGCCTTATCCTCCTGCGTTTTCCAGCAACCGGAGATGGCAACCGCTATTAAAAAGCCGTCAAAAAATCTCATCGCTGAAAAAAAACACTTAGTTAAAACTACACACGATACGCTTTGCATAGCTGCCGTTGGCGATATCATGTTAGGTACATCATACCCCAATAATAGCACGCTCCCCCCCGACAGCGCTTTACATAGCTTTGATGCCGCGCTAACCGACCTGCAGCAAGCCGATATCACCATTGGCAACCTGGAGGGCGTATTACTTGATGGCGGCGCGCCCGCGAGTTTTAAAATGCATTTAAAAAGCACTGCCTACTTGTTCCGTATGCCATCTGTTTACAGTGGGATATTTAAAAATGCGGGGTTCAACCTGCTCAGCCTGGCCAACAACCACATTGGCGATTTTGGCGACCGGGGGCGGCTCAATACCATGCGCGTATTAGATTCGATAGGCATTGCCTATGCGGGGCAGATCAGTCGCCCTGATACAGTGATCACTATCAGTGGCGTGAAATATGGCTTTTGTTCGTTTGCCCCAAATGCGCAAACCTTACCCATTACCGATCTGAAATTTGTTAAACAAGAGGTGCGTAGCCTGAAAAGCCGTTGCGATGTCGTTATCGTTTCCTTTCACGGCGGCGGCGAGGGGCCAACATTCGAACATGTGCCCCGGCAGATGGAAACCTACATGGGCGCCAGGCGGGGAAATGTGTATGAGTTTGCGCATACCGCTATTAACGCCGGCGCCGACCTGGTTCTGGGTAATGGCCCGCATGTTAACCGCGCGGTAGAACTGTACAACGGCCGGTTGATTGCCTATAGTCTTGGTAATTTTTGCACTTATAAATGCGTAAGTGTTGAGGGCGTATCCGGTCTTGCGCCCCTGCTAAAAGTTTATCTGAATAAAAAGGGCGAATTTCTATCAGCCCGGATCATTCCTTTTAAACAAACCCACGCTGACGGACTAACGCGCGATAGTACCTTTCGGGTAATTGACAAGATCAAACAACTTACCGATGCCGACTTCCCGGCCTCGGGACTTACCATCACGCTTGATGGCGTAATAACCCCGCTGCCACAGCAGGTAGGCGTAGCAGCAGGGATACAATAA
- a CDS encoding C40 family peptidase — MKKFSLVIALFLSILAAHAQTKTVPAQAPEKEDDQESLAKDYMSQIMGVALNATSNVKLFQFVYDWIGTPYRFGGSSKKGIDCSAFTKELYEKVFNLDIKRNSRDIFSMVTPVAKDDLKQGDLVFFKIHSRSISHVGIYLGDGRFAHASSRGVAINNIGDSYYSRYFYRGGRMLASFKDELMSGKTEEQDSK; from the coding sequence ATGAAGAAATTTTCTCTTGTTATTGCGCTATTTCTCAGCATTTTAGCTGCACACGCGCAAACAAAAACCGTTCCAGCACAAGCTCCTGAAAAAGAGGACGATCAGGAAAGTTTAGCCAAAGATTACATGTCGCAAATTATGGGTGTGGCCTTAAATGCTACCTCTAATGTGAAATTGTTTCAATTTGTTTACGACTGGATCGGTACCCCTTACCGTTTTGGCGGTTCATCAAAAAAAGGTATCGATTGCTCGGCCTTTACTAAAGAGCTTTACGAAAAGGTTTTCAACCTGGATATTAAACGCAATTCGCGCGATATTTTCAGCATGGTTACCCCGGTTGCTAAAGACGACCTGAAACAGGGCGACCTGGTATTCTTTAAGATCCATAGCCGCAGCATATCGCACGTAGGTATTTATCTTGGCGATGGCCGCTTTGCCCACGCTTCATCGCGCGGGGTAGCGATAAACAATATTGGCGACTCATATTACAGCCGTTACTTCTACCGCGGAGGCCGCATGCTGGCATCGTTTAAAGACGAGCTGATGTCGGGCAAAACGGAAGAACAGGATAGTAAATAA
- a CDS encoding LIC_10190 family membrane protein: MPHLLLQSITLLAFWLLAFAFITAIGFARIPFRTQNGVLTENKFNYFWYGLGKCILFLQLWNLFAPVNFFCWAILLPIALDGLREMIKARFFSSVKFPGWITVVLMLLVAVFLITSSLDNSFIYDTIVYHFYCINWANHYPSTPGAANLYIYLAVNQSYFLYAAFLNGLWGHYAGACASNGLLTIAICTEIICNTKACFSGKKKVDFLSAFQLLFLPICINAGVQNLSSPTPDVFVNVFTFKVLCDVIRCIEAKQITFQDIFLLAFYALFGMVMKLSFAGIGFGLLFMALYWLIKTKRWKAAQIWPSIGIYALLVLPWIVRGGIASGYLGFPLTLFPLPVDWLILKGNVINFADYIKGFARSHLHGPPAIEAAHNYSWVHDWIIRMLSTLGAVLPVCLCIGLIVWFRIRRTNTRKLNLFLIPVLITLAFWFFMAPDIRFAPFTFWALGLAPLAFLIAGFNYKWLKAMPVVIFICACAVMYKNRNLDMQPIGDVPKINNPGIFTTRSGLKINIVHNNPGEDHWEIGDCNIPCSVFPDSALTLRGKTITEGFRIERK; the protein is encoded by the coding sequence ATGCCACACTTACTGCTTCAATCCATCACCTTACTGGCATTCTGGCTTTTGGCTTTCGCTTTTATTACCGCCATAGGTTTTGCACGCATTCCCTTCCGCACGCAAAACGGGGTGCTGACCGAAAACAAGTTCAATTATTTTTGGTACGGCCTGGGCAAGTGTATTTTATTTCTTCAGCTATGGAATTTATTCGCGCCTGTTAATTTTTTTTGTTGGGCTATTCTTTTACCCATCGCTTTAGATGGACTAAGGGAAATGATAAAAGCCAGGTTCTTCAGTTCGGTAAAATTTCCCGGCTGGATAACTGTTGTGCTGATGCTGTTGGTCGCCGTATTCCTGATCACCTCGAGCCTGGATAACTCCTTTATTTACGATACCATTGTTTATCATTTTTATTGTATCAACTGGGCTAACCATTATCCATCTACACCGGGAGCTGCCAACCTGTACATTTACCTTGCCGTTAACCAATCGTACTTTTTATATGCCGCTTTTCTCAATGGTTTATGGGGGCATTACGCCGGCGCCTGCGCATCCAACGGGTTACTGACCATCGCCATCTGCACCGAAATTATTTGTAACACAAAAGCCTGTTTCAGTGGCAAGAAAAAGGTAGATTTCCTGTCGGCCTTCCAGTTATTGTTCCTGCCTATCTGTATTAACGCGGGGGTACAAAACCTAAGCAGCCCCACGCCCGATGTTTTTGTGAATGTGTTTACGTTTAAAGTTTTGTGCGATGTGATCCGCTGCATTGAAGCCAAACAAATTACCTTCCAGGATATCTTCCTATTGGCCTTTTATGCCTTGTTTGGAATGGTCATGAAGCTAAGCTTCGCCGGGATTGGCTTCGGATTGTTGTTCATGGCACTTTACTGGCTCATCAAAACCAAACGGTGGAAGGCCGCGCAAATATGGCCCTCCATTGGCATATACGCACTGTTAGTGCTACCATGGATAGTAAGGGGCGGCATCGCCTCGGGGTACCTTGGCTTCCCGTTGACACTATTCCCGCTACCGGTAGATTGGCTAATACTTAAAGGAAACGTAATCAATTTTGCCGATTATATTAAGGGCTTTGCCCGCTCGCACCTGCATGGGCCGCCGGCTATTGAAGCAGCACATAACTATAGCTGGGTACACGATTGGATTATCCGCATGCTTAGCACCCTCGGCGCCGTGCTGCCTGTGTGTTTATGCATCGGGCTTATTGTATGGTTTAGGATCAGGCGCACCAACACCCGTAAACTGAACCTGTTTTTGATACCTGTACTTATTACGCTGGCGTTTTGGTTTTTTATGGCGCCCGATATCCGCTTCGCGCCGTTTACCTTTTGGGCGCTGGGACTGGCCCCGCTGGCATTTTTAATAGCAGGTTTTAACTACAAGTGGTTAAAGGCTATGCCCGTGGTGATCTTTATTTGCGCCTGTGCTGTTATGTACAAAAACCGCAATTTAGATATGCAGCCCATAGGCGATGTGCCGAAAATAAATAACCCCGGGATATTTACCACAAGGTCGGGGCTGAAGATAAATATTGTACATAATAACCCCGGCGAAGACCATTGGGAAATAGGCGATTGCAACATCCCCTGTTCCGTATTTCCCGACTCGGCCCTTACCTTACGCGGCAAAACTATCACGGAGGGTTTCCGGATCGAAAGGAAATAA